A part of Arachis hypogaea cultivar Tifrunner chromosome 12, arahy.Tifrunner.gnm2.J5K5, whole genome shotgun sequence genomic DNA contains:
- the LOC112727970 gene encoding uncharacterized protein, which translates to MPKGKESHRGARVFLKRSKPYTGYHDYFSKAVDDCINSSSSTDAAAATHSEHSMMSLNTNNSDEKIDRIVDLKSMGLQAAEELSKRPKNGEIYASVKADFESINARLKNLSLSLGEPSSIDEGIEIHDAALLLKLLDKSNREIDMAGEMAQKGALLMVHAQIMLKKGQELLDQSKLKLRCL; encoded by the exons ATGCCAAAAGGTAAAGAAAGCCACCGCGGAGCTCGAGTTTTCCTGAAAAGATCAAAGCCATATACGGGTTATCATGATTATTTCAGCAAGGCTGTGGATGATTGCATCAACAGTAGTAGTTCTACTGATGCTGCTGCTGCTACCCACTCTGAGCACTCCATGATGAGTCTTAACACCAACAATAGCG atgagaaaattgatCGGATCGTTGACTTGAAGTCAATGGGTCTACAAGCAGCTGAGGAACTATCCAAGAGACCCAAAAATGGTGAAATCTATGCATCGGTAAAAGCAGATTTTGAAAGCATAAACGCACGCTTGAAGAATCTGTCCTTGTCTCTTGGAGAGCCCAGTTCCATCGATGAGGGAATTGAGATACATGATGCTGCTTTATTGTTAAAGCTTTTGGACAAGTCGAACCGTGAGATTGACATGGCTGGGGAAATGGCTCAAAAGGGTGCCCTTTTGATGGTTCATGCACAAATCATGCTTAAGAAAGGTCAGGAACTACTTGACCAGAGCAAACTCAAGTTACGATGTCTTTGA
- the LOC112730403 gene encoding uncharacterized mitochondrial protein AtMg00810-like, which produces MTDMGLMSYFLGIKVLRKDDEIFISQMKYANDILKKFQMEHSKPVLTPVEEKFKLLGEDKGRTVNPTYYKILIGSLRYLTATRPDIVFGVRLLSRFMEEPCTNHLQTAKRILRYIKGTLNDGIYYQNTNEINLVGYTNSDWAEDIETRKSISGFVFHLGSIVISWSSKK; this is translated from the coding sequence ATGACGGATATGGGCTTGATGTCTTATTTCCTTGGCATCAAAGTTCTTCGAAAAGATGATGAAATTTTCATTTCTCAGATGAAATatgcaaatgatattttgaaaaaatttcagaTGGAACATTCAAAGCCAGTTCTTACTCCAGTCGAAGAGAAGTTCAAGTTGCTGGGAGAAGATAAAGGAAGAACAGTAAATCCTACATATTACAAAATTTTGattggaagtctaaggtacttaACTGCAACCAGACCAGATATTGTGTTTGGAGTTCGTTTGCTTAGCAGATTTATGGAGGAGCCTTGTACCAACCATTTGCAAACGGCAAAAAGAATTCTTCGATATATCAAAGGTACTTTAAATGATGGAATTTATTATCAGAATACTAATGAAATAAACCTTGTTGGCTACACTAATAGTGATTGGGCCGAAGatatagaaacaagaaaaagtattTCAGGGTTTGTATTTCATCTTGGTTCTATTGTAATTTCATGGTCGTCAAAGAAATAA